From the genome of Psychroserpens ponticola, one region includes:
- a CDS encoding ferredoxin--NADP reductase, with protein sequence MSKFHSLKIKNLERITEESIAISFDIPEHLKTDFAFKSGQYITLKTIINGNEIRRDYSLCSSPKSGEIKVAVKEVEDGTFSAYANKQLKIGDVLDVATPKGHFVFEPNDSKTKHIAAFAAGSGITPVLSIIKCALEEEVKSNVVLVYGNKKTKDTMFLDELLQLQHQYSDRFAIQFVFSQTQEDDAIFGRIEKSTVNLVVKNKYKHLDIDAFYLCGPEGMINTVKGVLEEHNVNKDTIHYELFKASKPTVISTEGVASGNTKVTIILDDETTDFEMPQKQTILEAALDKDIDAPYSCQGGICSSCIARITEGEAKMRQNNILTDGELAEGLILTCQAQPTTEKITVDYDDV encoded by the coding sequence ATGTCAAAATTTCATTCACTCAAAATAAAAAATTTAGAACGTATCACTGAAGAATCTATAGCTATAAGTTTTGATATTCCTGAACATTTAAAAACTGATTTCGCTTTTAAATCCGGACAATATATTACGTTAAAAACTATAATAAATGGCAACGAAATTAGACGCGATTACTCGTTATGCTCTTCACCAAAAAGTGGAGAAATAAAAGTTGCTGTAAAAGAGGTTGAAGATGGAACATTTTCAGCGTATGCAAATAAACAACTTAAGATAGGTGATGTTTTAGATGTTGCAACACCAAAAGGGCATTTTGTTTTTGAACCCAATGATTCTAAAACAAAACACATTGCTGCATTTGCAGCAGGAAGCGGAATTACTCCTGTATTAAGTATTATTAAATGTGCTTTAGAAGAAGAAGTGAAAAGCAATGTTGTTCTTGTTTATGGAAATAAAAAAACGAAAGACACTATGTTTTTAGACGAATTGTTGCAATTACAACATCAATATAGTGATCGATTTGCCATTCAATTTGTGTTTAGTCAAACCCAAGAAGACGATGCAATTTTTGGTAGAATTGAGAAAAGCACAGTTAATTTAGTTGTAAAAAACAAATACAAGCATCTTGATATTGATGCATTTTACCTTTGTGGTCCTGAAGGAATGATTAATACTGTTAAAGGTGTTTTAGAAGAACATAACGTCAATAAAGACACCATACATTATGAACTTTTTAAAGCCTCAAAACCTACAGTTATTAGTACTGAAGGCGTTGCTAGTGGTAACACAAAAGTTACAATAATTCTAGATGATGAGACAACAGACTTCGAGATGCCTCAAAAACAAACCATTCTTGAAGCCGCTTTAGATAAAGATATTGATGCTCCTTACTCATGTCAAGGTGGAATTTGTAGTAGTTGTATTGCAAGAATCACAGAAGGTGAAGCAAAAATGAGGCAAAATAATATTCTAACTGATGGCGAATTGGCTGAAGGTTTAATTTTAACATGTCAAGCACAACCAACTACAGAAAAAATCACAGTTGATTATGATGATGTTTAA
- a CDS encoding glycosyltransferase family 9 protein, whose translation MSKKPEHLLVIRLSAMGDVAMTVPVLRALTNQYPALKITVLTKAFFKPMFRDLANVSVVEADIKGEHKGVLGLYKLSKTLKKTGLDSVADLHNVLRSNILKFFFFGKKVVQIDKGRAEKKALISGKIFEQLKTTHQRYADVFEHLGYLIDLSNPKFPEPSKLTSKSIDLIGNDSKSCIGIAPFAAFKGKAYPLPQMQIVIEALSEKYKILLFGANGAEANQLQIIADKNDNVINLAGKLNFNDELDIISNLKLMISMDSGNAHLAAMQGVKVLTVWGVTHPFAGFSPFNQDLNNAVLANRVQYPKIPTSVYGNSFPIGYDSIFSTISPEDILDKIKMIIK comes from the coding sequence ATGTCTAAAAAACCTGAACACCTCTTAGTCATTCGTCTCTCAGCAATGGGTGACGTAGCGATGACTGTTCCTGTGTTAAGGGCATTAACAAATCAATATCCAGCCTTAAAAATAACAGTGTTAACCAAAGCATTTTTTAAACCTATGTTTAGAGATTTGGCAAATGTATCTGTTGTTGAAGCTGATATAAAAGGTGAGCATAAAGGAGTTTTAGGCTTGTATAAACTTTCAAAAACTCTTAAGAAAACGGGTTTAGATAGTGTTGCAGATTTGCATAATGTTTTACGTAGTAACATTTTGAAATTCTTTTTTTTCGGAAAAAAAGTTGTTCAAATTGATAAAGGTAGAGCTGAAAAAAAAGCATTGATTTCTGGAAAAATATTTGAACAGTTGAAAACAACACATCAACGTTATGCTGATGTTTTTGAACATTTAGGCTATTTAATTGATTTATCAAATCCAAAATTCCCTGAACCTTCAAAATTAACCTCCAAGAGTATTGATTTAATTGGTAATGATTCAAAATCATGTATTGGTATAGCGCCTTTTGCAGCATTTAAAGGAAAAGCCTATCCTTTGCCTCAAATGCAAATAGTTATTGAAGCACTTTCAGAAAAATATAAAATTTTACTTTTTGGAGCTAATGGTGCTGAAGCAAATCAACTTCAAATTATTGCAGATAAAAATGACAATGTTATCAATCTTGCTGGAAAACTAAATTTTAATGATGAATTGGATATCATTTCAAACCTAAAGTTGATGATCTCTATGGATTCTGGAAATGCACATTTAGCAGCAATGCAAGGTGTGAAAGTTTTAACAGTTTGGGGAGTTACGCATCCGTTTGCTGGTTTTTCTCCATTTAATCAAGATTTAAATAATGCTGTATTAGCTAATCGAGTACAATACCCAAAAATTCCAACTTCGGTATATGGTAATTCATTTCCAATAGGTTATGATAGTATTTTTAGTACTATTTCACCCGAGGATATTCTAGATAAAATCAAAATGATTATTAAATAA
- a CDS encoding DUF4254 domain-containing protein, giving the protein MFSESANKIFQEVIEKYHIINTVDQPFTNVYDKDSNLLEHLLYRKCWIDTVQWHYEDIIRDPQIDPVAALTLKRQIDASNQDRTDMVEFIDSYFLEKYKDVTVKTDATINTESPAWGVDRLSILALKVYHMNEEATRENASDAHRAACQTKLNILLEQRVDLSTAIDTLLNDISKGDKYMKVYKQMKMYNDDELNPVLRSQK; this is encoded by the coding sequence ATGTTTTCAGAAAGCGCAAATAAGATATTTCAAGAGGTTATTGAAAAATACCACATCATTAATACTGTTGATCAACCCTTTACAAATGTATATGATAAAGACTCTAATTTATTAGAACATTTATTATATAGAAAGTGCTGGATAGATACTGTTCAATGGCATTACGAAGATATTATTCGTGATCCTCAAATAGATCCTGTTGCTGCCTTAACACTAAAACGTCAAATAGACGCTTCAAATCAAGACAGAACAGATATGGTAGAATTTATTGACAGCTACTTTCTTGAAAAATACAAAGATGTTACGGTTAAAACGGACGCAACTATTAATACCGAAAGTCCTGCTTGGGGAGTTGACAGATTATCAATTTTGGCATTAAAAGTATATCATATGAATGAAGAAGCAACTCGCGAGAATGCTTCAGATGCTCATAGAGCAGCTTGTCAGACAAAACTTAATATTTTACTAGAGCAACGAGTTGATTTATCGACTGCAATAGATACACTTTTAAATGATATTAGTAAAGGTGACAAGTATATGAAAGTATACAAACAGATGAAAATGTACAACGACGATGAGTTAAATCCAGTCTTGCGTTCGCAAAAATAA
- the upp gene encoding uracil phosphoribosyltransferase → MNIHNLSESNSILNSFIAEIRDVSIQQDRMRFRRNIERIGEVLGYEMSKTLEFKTKNIKTPLGEKPTDIYQNDIVLCSILRAGVPLHNGLLNYFDDAENAFISAYRHHKHDPETFEIVVEYLACPDLSGKTLILADPMLATGQSMVATFEALKPFGTPKEIHLVSVIGAQAGVDFVNSHFDDDSHLWIATIDEQLNDKGYIIPGLGDAGDLAFGKKLQQ, encoded by the coding sequence ATGAACATTCATAATCTTTCTGAGTCCAATTCTATTTTAAATTCTTTTATCGCTGAAATTAGAGACGTTTCTATTCAGCAAGACCGTATGCGTTTCAGAAGAAACATTGAGCGCATAGGTGAAGTTTTAGGATATGAAATGAGTAAGACTTTAGAATTTAAGACAAAAAATATCAAAACACCTTTAGGAGAAAAGCCTACTGATATTTATCAAAACGACATTGTATTATGTTCAATTTTAAGAGCAGGTGTCCCATTACATAATGGGCTATTAAATTATTTTGATGATGCAGAAAACGCATTTATTTCGGCATATAGACACCATAAACATGATCCTGAAACCTTTGAGATTGTTGTAGAATACCTTGCTTGCCCTGATTTAAGCGGAAAAACTTTAATACTAGCAGATCCTATGTTGGCTACTGGTCAATCTATGGTAGCTACTTTTGAAGCTTTAAAACCTTTTGGAACTCCTAAAGAAATTCATCTGGTAAGTGTTATTGGTGCACAAGCAGGTGTCGATTTTGTTAACTCACATTTTGATGATGATTCTCATTTATGGATTGCTACAATTGATGAGCAGCTAAATGACAAAGGGTATATAATTCCAGGTCTTGGAGATGCAGGCGATTTGGCTTTTGGAAAAAAATTACAACAATAA
- a CDS encoding DUF6427 family protein: MISKFFSQSKPINFVVVSAILLVIFVVTKYMTFDMELNTLLITKQILLFGVCLFAVFVLDFLVNKNNLTKKNSYTILLFVLFIAVLPETLMNSKTVIANLFILFALRRIISLRSKKEIKKKLFDASFWITIASLFYFWSALFFILILVALVLFVITELKNWLIPLIGISTVAAIAASYMILMSIDIYSFFNNLIDVSFDFSTLNSKRIIIGTTILLSFGVWSLFYYIKNLKSKTKSSRPSFSLIVIAAIIGLVIIIVSPIKSGSEFVFLFAPLAIIMTNYLEVISEKWFKESLLWILLLVPIITLLL; this comes from the coding sequence ATGATATCAAAATTTTTTAGTCAGTCGAAACCCATAAACTTTGTAGTCGTTAGCGCTATACTTCTTGTGATTTTTGTGGTTACAAAGTATATGACGTTTGATATGGAGTTAAATACACTTTTAATCACTAAGCAAATCCTTCTTTTTGGAGTGTGTTTGTTTGCGGTTTTTGTGTTAGATTTTTTAGTTAATAAAAACAACCTCACAAAAAAAAACAGTTATACTATTTTATTGTTTGTTTTATTTATAGCTGTATTGCCAGAAACACTGATGAATTCTAAAACAGTAATAGCTAATCTTTTTATACTCTTTGCGCTAAGACGTATTATAAGCTTAAGATCTAAAAAAGAAATTAAAAAGAAACTTTTTGATGCATCATTCTGGATAACTATTGCCTCGCTATTTTACTTTTGGTCAGCATTATTTTTTATTTTGATTCTCGTTGCTTTAGTTTTGTTTGTGATTACAGAATTAAAAAATTGGTTGATTCCATTAATAGGAATTTCAACCGTAGCTGCTATAGCAGCATCATACATGATTTTGATGAGTATTGATATCTATAGTTTTTTTAATAACCTTATAGATGTGAGTTTCGATTTTAGCACCTTAAACTCTAAGCGAATTATCATTGGAACGACAATTTTATTATCTTTTGGAGTATGGTCGCTTTTTTATTATATCAAGAATCTAAAGTCTAAAACAAAAAGTTCAAGACCATCGTTTTCATTAATTGTTATTGCAGCAATAATTGGTTTAGTTATTATTATTGTTTCTCCTATAAAAAGTGGAAGCGAGTTTGTTTTTCTTTTTGCTCCTTTAGCTATAATTATGACTAATTACTTAGAAGTGATTTCAGAAAAATGGTTTAAAGAAAGCTTATTATGGATTTTGTTATTGGTTCCAATCATTACATTATTGTTGTAA
- a CDS encoding DUF6341 family protein, with protein MKDFFYAIEDLFVNVLFLPFDALRALELENWWSANFMSWTFIVIGIVAFTYWMLELKKQSKTGEEDKSITSHSYL; from the coding sequence ATGAAAGACTTTTTTTACGCAATAGAAGACTTATTTGTAAACGTTTTATTCTTACCATTCGATGCTTTAAGAGCACTTGAATTAGAAAATTGGTGGTCAGCAAATTTCATGTCTTGGACATTTATTGTTATTGGTATTGTTGCCTTTACTTACTGGATGCTTGAATTAAAAAAACAAAGTAAAACCGGAGAAGAAGATAAAAGCATTACATCGCATTCTTATTTATAA
- the purD gene encoding phosphoribosylamine--glycine ligase, which yields MNILILGSGGREHTFAWKIAQSSLCNSLYVAPGNSGTNSIAQNLDIKVTDFQAIKTTVLAHQIDMVVVGPEDPLVQGIHDFFLNDTQLKHVAVIGPQKAAAELEGSKEFAKEFLYRHNIPTAAYQSFDASNVEEGYTFLDTLNPPYVLKADGLAAGKGVLILNDLNEAKTELKNMLVNAKFGVASSKVVIEEFLDGIELSCFVLTDGKNYKILPTAKDYKRIGEGDTGLNTGGMGAVSPVPFATEEFLNKIEERVVKPTINGLQKDNLPYKGFVFIGLIKVGDDPKVIEYNVRMGDPETEVVLPRLKTDLVEIFKAISEERLNEINLEIDERAATTVMLVSGGYPEAYEKGKAITGLEKVKDSLVFHAGAITKNEKVVTSGGRVMTITSYGNTYEEAIKKSYQNINQLHFDKMYYRKDIGFDL from the coding sequence ATGAACATTTTAATTCTTGGCTCTGGCGGAAGAGAGCATACTTTCGCTTGGAAAATAGCTCAAAGCTCTTTATGTAACTCGCTTTATGTGGCTCCAGGTAATTCAGGTACTAATAGTATAGCTCAAAATTTAGATATTAAGGTTACAGATTTTCAAGCGATTAAAACAACAGTTTTAGCTCATCAAATTGATATGGTCGTTGTTGGTCCAGAAGACCCATTGGTACAAGGAATTCATGACTTCTTTTTAAACGACACACAACTTAAACATGTTGCTGTAATTGGCCCTCAAAAAGCAGCAGCAGAGCTTGAAGGAAGTAAAGAATTTGCTAAAGAATTTTTGTACAGACACAATATACCTACAGCTGCTTACCAAAGTTTCGATGCTTCAAATGTTGAAGAAGGTTACACTTTTCTAGACACGTTGAATCCTCCATATGTTTTAAAAGCCGATGGATTGGCAGCAGGAAAAGGTGTATTAATTCTTAATGATTTAAATGAAGCAAAAACAGAACTTAAGAACATGTTAGTTAATGCTAAATTTGGAGTGGCAAGCTCAAAAGTTGTGATTGAAGAGTTTTTAGACGGAATTGAGCTTAGTTGCTTTGTTTTAACTGATGGTAAGAATTATAAAATTCTACCTACTGCTAAAGATTATAAACGAATTGGAGAAGGAGATACTGGTTTAAATACAGGTGGAATGGGAGCTGTTTCTCCAGTACCATTTGCTACAGAAGAATTTCTAAATAAAATTGAAGAACGGGTTGTTAAGCCTACAATTAACGGACTTCAAAAAGATAATTTACCCTATAAAGGCTTTGTGTTTATAGGATTGATAAAAGTGGGAGATGATCCAAAAGTAATAGAATATAATGTTAGAATGGGTGATCCCGAAACAGAAGTTGTATTGCCTAGATTAAAAACAGATTTAGTCGAAATTTTCAAAGCCATTTCCGAAGAACGTCTCAATGAAATTAATCTAGAAATAGATGAAAGAGCTGCAACAACAGTAATGTTGGTTTCTGGAGGTTATCCTGAAGCGTATGAGAAAGGTAAAGCAATAACAGGTCTAGAAAAGGTTAAAGATTCTTTAGTATTTCACGCTGGAGCTATTACAAAAAACGAAAAAGTAGTTACTTCTGGAGGACGTGTTATGACAATCACGTCTTATGGTAACACATATGAAGAGGCCATAAAAAAATCCTATCAAAATATAAATCAATTACATTTTGATAAGATGTATTATCGTAAGGATATTGGTTTCGATTTATAA
- a CDS encoding phenylacetate--CoA ligase family protein codes for MNGFPIDKAKLALSKIQNIDRAEFDHYIKKQRDAIISHHLEHTAFYKSLGTSIQLDNWDTVPIMTKSDLQHSLEQRLSEGYTKSNVYINKTSGSSGDPFVFAKDKFCHALTWAVIQDRFRWFALDFNSSKQARFYGIPLDKKGYYKERFKDVLSNRLRFSVFDLSDDAFEKLLKKFETIPFEYINGYTSAIVQFAKFLKRKNIILKDICPSLNACVVTSEMLFYNDKKLLKNQLGIAIINEYGASELDLIAFQNKDDQWQVNSETLFVEILDQNNKPLPYGEEGRIVITSLYNKAHPFIRYDIGDVGILSKSSTLQKPILEKLVGRTNDIAILPSGKRAAGLTFYYITKTLIEDDGNVKEFIIEQLKTDTFKILYSSDKELSSEKMNIIKKEMERYLEPGIKIIFKQEQKLARSKSGKLRQFTSHIKHGL; via the coding sequence ATGAATGGCTTTCCAATTGATAAAGCAAAGCTTGCTTTGTCAAAAATTCAAAATATAGATCGTGCTGAATTTGATCACTACATAAAAAAGCAAAGAGATGCAATTATTTCACATCATTTAGAGCATACCGCTTTTTATAAATCACTTGGAACATCTATTCAGTTAGATAATTGGGACACTGTTCCAATCATGACGAAATCTGATTTACAGCATTCTCTTGAACAGCGTTTATCTGAAGGATATACAAAATCTAATGTATATATAAACAAAACCTCTGGTTCATCTGGAGACCCATTTGTTTTTGCAAAAGATAAATTCTGTCATGCATTAACTTGGGCAGTTATACAAGATCGATTCCGTTGGTTTGCATTAGATTTCAACAGTTCAAAGCAAGCGCGTTTTTATGGTATTCCACTCGATAAAAAAGGGTATTATAAAGAGCGATTTAAAGATGTTTTAAGCAATCGTTTGCGGTTTTCAGTTTTTGATTTAAGTGATGATGCATTTGAAAAACTTCTAAAAAAATTTGAAACAATTCCTTTTGAGTATATTAATGGTTATACAAGTGCTATTGTTCAGTTTGCAAAATTTTTAAAACGAAAAAATATTATTTTAAAAGATATATGTCCTAGTTTAAATGCTTGTGTTGTCACCTCTGAAATGCTTTTTTACAACGACAAAAAATTACTTAAAAATCAGCTAGGCATCGCAATCATAAACGAATATGGAGCCTCAGAACTTGATTTAATTGCATTTCAAAATAAAGACGATCAGTGGCAAGTGAACAGTGAAACTTTATTTGTAGAAATCTTAGATCAAAACAACAAACCTTTGCCTTATGGAGAGGAAGGTCGTATTGTTATTACCTCTTTATATAATAAGGCACATCCATTTATTCGCTACGATATTGGTGATGTTGGAATCTTATCAAAATCAAGTACGTTACAAAAACCAATACTTGAAAAATTAGTAGGTAGAACTAATGATATTGCTATATTACCAAGCGGAAAAAGAGCCGCTGGATTAACCTTTTACTATATCACCAAAACACTTATTGAAGATGATGGTAATGTAAAAGAATTTATCATAGAACAACTAAAAACAGATACTTTTAAGATTTTGTATTCTAGTGATAAAGAATTGTCTAGTGAAAAGATGAACATTATAAAAAAAGAAATGGAGCGTTATTTAGAGCCAGGAATTAAGATTATTTTTAAACAAGAACAAAAACTAGCGCGATCTAAAAGTGGAAAATTAAGACAATTCACCTCACATATAAAACACGGTTTATAA
- a CDS encoding glycosyltransferase family 4 protein has translation MKKVLIITSYFPPETGAASNRIFHLAEGLKSHDFNVSVLTPLPNYPTGQIFKAYKGRFKHTSSENGIIINRLWIYASNSKNKLLRLIAMLSYSLSLVWFFMWNKMPKTVIVQSPPLLVAFTCMLFLKSKKRQLILNVSDLWPIAGLELGAFKKNFSYNVLERIEHFNYKRADLVLGQSEEILSHITSIYSEKKTFLYRNFPDFKSPNLYENPPHEKLKIVYAGLLGIAQGIYKLCQELDYSTIEFHIYGSGAEQAKIETYILNHPELPIVYHGQVSRSELHEVLLQYDITIIPLLKRIYGSVPSKIFEYAKLGLPMLYFGGGEGESIIKKHELGWVAEAGNYHNLNAIINSIELNMISEDLRKKIVENGKKEFDFKNQLERLKAII, from the coding sequence ATGAAGAAAGTGCTTATTATTACAAGCTATTTCCCTCCGGAAACTGGAGCAGCTTCAAACCGAATTTTTCATTTAGCTGAGGGCTTAAAAAGTCACGACTTTAATGTTTCGGTATTGACTCCTTTACCAAACTATCCAACAGGTCAAATCTTTAAAGCATATAAAGGACGATTTAAACATACCTCATCTGAAAATGGAATCATAATTAACAGGCTATGGATTTATGCTAGCAATTCAAAAAACAAATTATTACGATTAATCGCAATGTTATCTTATAGTTTAAGTTTGGTTTGGTTTTTTATGTGGAATAAAATGCCAAAAACCGTAATTGTTCAGTCTCCTCCACTTTTAGTTGCTTTTACATGCATGTTGTTTCTTAAATCTAAAAAACGACAACTCATTTTAAATGTAAGCGATCTATGGCCAATAGCAGGTTTAGAATTAGGAGCCTTTAAAAAGAATTTTAGCTATAACGTTCTTGAACGAATTGAACATTTTAATTACAAAAGGGCAGATTTAGTTTTGGGTCAAAGTGAAGAAATATTATCTCATATCACTTCTATTTATTCAGAGAAGAAAACTTTTTTGTATCGCAACTTTCCCGATTTTAAAAGTCCAAATTTATATGAAAATCCTCCTCATGAAAAATTGAAAATTGTTTATGCAGGTTTACTTGGTATAGCACAAGGCATTTATAAGTTATGTCAAGAATTAGATTACAGTACTATTGAATTTCATATTTACGGTTCTGGAGCTGAACAAGCGAAAATTGAAACTTATATTTTGAATCATCCCGAATTACCAATTGTATATCATGGGCAAGTTTCAAGAAGCGAATTACACGAAGTTCTATTACAATATGATATTACAATTATACCGCTCTTAAAACGGATTTATGGATCTGTACCTTCTAAGATTTTTGAATATGCAAAGTTAGGATTGCCAATGCTATATTTTGGAGGTGGGGAAGGTGAAAGTATAATAAAAAAACATGAATTAGGTTGGGTAGCAGAAGCTGGAAATTATCATAATTTAAATGCGATTATTAATTCTATTGAACTAAACATGATTTCGGAAGATCTGCGTAAAAAAATTGTAGAAAATGGCAAAAAAGAATTTGATTTCAAAAATCAATTAGAACGATTAAAGGCTATCATTTAA
- a CDS encoding undecaprenyl-phosphate glucose phosphotransferase, translating to MSLFKQGRYSGYLRPISYLIDLSIINALAILYFFKDIDPQMFILFASVSWIILSIYSNFYEVYRYTREVTIFSLALRQMVLFTLIVFAFSGFYHNLNINTRTVFNYILISFLCITSFKFALYYLLQKYRVSFGGNYRKTVIFGLNKKTLALENFFNKNPEYGYVHKKTFSFKDKKSVNLESCFQYIKEEAIDEIYCSISELTNSQISEVTDFADNNLKILKFLPDNKEIHSKKLKYEYYDYIPILTLRDIPLEEPFNTVIKRMFDIVFSSLVIIFLLSWLTPLIAILIKMESKGPVFFKQSRNGFNYKEFDCYKFRSMTPNKNAHLYQATRGDQRITKIGRFIRKTSIDELPQFFNVLFGDMSVVGPRPHMVSHTNMYAKKIDKFMVRHFVKPGITGLAQISGFRGEVETDKDIIGRVKYDIFYIENWSLLLDLKIITKTFVNAVNGEEKAY from the coding sequence TTGAGCTTATTTAAACAAGGAAGATATTCAGGGTATTTAAGACCAATTTCATACTTAATTGATTTAAGTATCATTAACGCATTGGCTATTCTTTATTTTTTCAAGGACATCGATCCACAAATGTTTATTCTTTTTGCTTCAGTGTCATGGATCATTCTTTCAATATATTCAAACTTTTACGAAGTATATAGATACACCAGAGAGGTTACAATTTTCTCACTAGCTTTAAGGCAAATGGTGCTTTTTACATTAATTGTTTTTGCGTTTTCAGGATTTTACCACAATCTTAATATCAATACAAGAACAGTTTTTAATTATATTCTAATTAGCTTTCTCTGCATAACCTCCTTTAAGTTTGCATTATATTATTTGCTTCAAAAGTATAGAGTGTCTTTTGGAGGAAATTATAGAAAAACGGTAATATTTGGGTTGAATAAAAAAACCTTAGCTCTTGAAAACTTCTTTAATAAAAACCCTGAATATGGATATGTCCATAAAAAGACATTCAGTTTTAAAGACAAAAAATCTGTTAACTTAGAGAGTTGTTTTCAGTACATTAAAGAAGAGGCTATTGATGAAATTTACTGTTCAATATCTGAACTTACAAATAGTCAAATTAGCGAAGTAACAGATTTTGCAGATAACAATCTTAAGATATTAAAATTCTTACCAGATAATAAAGAGATTCATTCTAAAAAACTGAAATATGAATACTATGACTATATTCCTATTTTAACCTTAAGAGATATTCCTTTAGAAGAGCCATTTAATACCGTCATAAAACGCATGTTTGATATTGTGTTTTCAAGCTTGGTTATCATTTTTTTATTATCATGGTTAACTCCTTTGATTGCTATTTTAATTAAAATGGAATCAAAAGGACCAGTGTTTTTTAAACAATCAAGAAATGGGTTTAATTATAAGGAATTTGATTGTTATAAATTTAGATCTATGACACCTAATAAAAATGCTCACCTTTATCAAGCCACACGAGGAGATCAAAGAATCACCAAAATTGGAAGATTTATTAGAAAGACAAGTATAGACGAATTACCACAATTTTTTAATGTGCTTTTTGGAGATATGTCTGTAGTTGGGCCAAGACCTCATATGGTTAGCCATACTAACATGTATGCCAAAAAAATTGATAAATTTATGGTAAGACACTTTGTAAAACCAGGCATAACCGGTTTAGCACAAATTAGCGGATTTAGAGGTGAAGTGGAAACCGATAAAGATATTATTGGTCGTGTTAAATACGATATATTTTATATAGAAAATTGGTCGCTTCTTTTAGATCTTAAAATCATCACCAAAACCTTTGTAAATGCTGTAAATGGTGAAGAAAAAGCCTATTAA
- a CDS encoding UDP-glucuronic acid decarboxylase family protein produces MKKVLITGAAGFLGSHLCDRFLLEGFYVIGMDNFITGDKKNIKQLKSNPNFEFIEHDVTEHISIEGELHYILHFASPASPIDYLKIPIQTLKVGSLGTHNLLGLAKAKKARLLIASTSEVYGDPLVHPQTEDYYGNVNTIGPRGVYDEAKRFQESITMAYHRFHGVETRIVRIFNTYGPRMRLNDGRVIPAFMGQALRGEDLTIFGDGSQTRSFCYIDDQVEGIFRLLFSDYVYPVNIGNPNEISISDFAEEIIKLTNTDQKVIYKDLPVNDPMQRKPDISLAKKLLDWEPKTQREEGMLKTFEYFKSLSQEDLFKREHRDFSKHIKI; encoded by the coding sequence ATGAAAAAAGTTCTCATAACAGGAGCCGCAGGCTTTTTAGGATCACATTTATGTGATAGGTTTTTATTAGAAGGATTCTATGTTATTGGAATGGATAATTTTATTACTGGTGACAAGAAAAATATTAAACAATTAAAAAGCAATCCTAATTTTGAATTTATTGAACATGATGTAACTGAACACATTTCAATTGAAGGTGAATTGCATTATATATTACACTTTGCATCTCCTGCAAGTCCAATAGATTATTTAAAAATCCCTATCCAAACTCTTAAAGTAGGTTCGTTGGGCACACATAATCTATTAGGATTAGCAAAAGCAAAAAAGGCCAGATTGTTAATTGCATCTACTTCTGAAGTTTATGGAGATCCATTGGTGCATCCACAAACAGAAGATTATTACGGAAATGTAAATACAATTGGCCCAAGAGGTGTTTATGATGAAGCCAAACGTTTTCAAGAATCTATTACAATGGCTTACCACAGATTTCATGGTGTTGAAACTAGAATCGTTCGTATTTTTAATACATATGGTCCACGAATGCGCCTAAATGATGGAAGAGTTATTCCTGCATTTATGGGTCAAGCACTGCGAGGAGAAGATCTAACTATTTTTGGTGATGGTTCACAAACGCGTTCATTTTGTTATATTGATGATCAAGTAGAAGGGATTTTTAGATTGCTTTTTAGTGACTATGTTTATCCTGTAAATATTGGTAACCCAAATGAAATTTCAATAAGTGATTTTGCTGAAGAAATTATTAAATTAACCAATACAGATCAGAAGGTAATTTATAAAGACCTTCCTGTGAATGATCCAATGCAAAGAAAACCAGATATAAGTTTGGCAAAAAAACTATTGGATTGGGAACCTAAAACACAACGAGAAGAAGGAATGCTTAAAACGTTTGAATATTTTAAGAGCCTTTCTCAAGAAGATTTATTTAAAAGAGAACATAGAGATTTTTCTAAACATATAAAGATATAA